The following are encoded together in the Penicillium digitatum chromosome 3, complete sequence genome:
- a CDS encoding lipase/esterase produces the protein MGEDVNWMNLFFSGSRPDILKASELEGQKFRSFRAEDNSWELGTKADKSRVSNANTIQVFWLRIRGHRKYIAKVFPCYSEQDAKIQLHRIGAPLTPDLINDAMNEFDRFYREARAYSHIDLYCSARERIYFPQFHGVITDIPKSRFTSGYYHERAIVVEAIKPDLRSRRVLSELVNNQSESFLTILRTLSERFFTTPGVITLSPFEQQWYHSLLKDRLRRLDALHRIGLTHGDIHDFHFRLPNDIYDTVLYDFSESYTFSMKQPFRVCGGRLRPLSMISEGERERVFLHILNRASSRDLRSHLIHFNRQASIIDFGSEHTSSVDNALWQSLDEETQMLELIMLKVPYRPDGFSMPTLNSIFPFLEAICPNSDLCWHIRRGGSLCQYESVWAVFGEDKTQPQSITFSSMRQKRHFDGRIYDLVAH, from the exons ATGGGGGAAGACGTCAACTGGATGAACCTTTTTTTCTCTGGCAGTCGTCCAGACATACTGAAAGCAAGCGAACTTGAGGGGCAAAAATTCCGATCTTTCCGTGCTGAAGACAACAGCTGGGAACTAGGAACCAAGGCCGACAAGTCAAGAGTGTCGAATGCGAACACAATACAGGTGTTTTGGCTTCGCATCAGAGGACACAGAAAATATATCGCGAAAGTC TTTCCTTGCTATTCTGAGCAAGACGCTAAAATACAGCTTCATCGTATTGGAGCACCGCTGACTCCCGATCTAATCAACGATGCTATGAATGAGTTCGACAGATTTTATCGGGAGGCTCGGGCATACAGCCATATTGATCTATACTGTTCCGCACGCGAAAGAATCTATTTCCCACAATTTCACGGAGTGATCACCGATATACCAAAATCCCGATTTACTTCTGGATATTACCACGAACGAGCGATTGTGGTAGAGGCTATAAAACCGGACTTGCGTTCTCGACGTGTTCTTAGTGAACTTGTTAATAACCAGTCTGAAAGTTTCTTAACTATTCTAAGAACACTGTCTGAAAGATTTTTTACCACCCCTGGAGTGATTACTTTGAGCCCATTCGAGCAACAGTGGTATCATTCTTTACTCAAAGACCGACTTCGTCGCCTAGATGCTCTGCATCGAATTGGTTTAACCCATGGCGACATCCATGATTTCCATTTTCGACTTCCCAATGACATTTACGATACAGTTCTATACGATTTCTCCGAATCGTACACTTTTTCTATGAAGCAGCCCTTCCGAGTGTGTGGCGGAAGACTTCGACCTTTAAGCATGATATCAGAGGGTGAACGTGAACGTGTCTTTCTGCACATCCTCAATCG AGCCTCCTCACGAGATCTTCGTTCCCATCTGATACATTTCAACCGTCAAGCTTCAATTATCGACTTCGGCTCTGAACATACTTCTTCTGTTGATAATGCACTCTGGCAGTCTCTAGATGAAGAAACCCAAATGTTAGAATTAATTATGTTGAAAGTTCCCTATCGCCCTGACG GCTTTTCGATGCCGACCTTGAATTCCATTTTCCCCTttctggaagccatctgCCCAAACTCTGACCTCTGCTGGCATATTCGTCGGGGCGGGTCTTTATGTCAGTATGAGTCAGTTTGGGCAGTCTTTGGTGAAGACAAAACCCAACCTCAGTCAATCACATTTAGCT CGATGAGACAAAAACGCCACTTTGACG GGCGAATATACGATCTAGTCGCTCATTGA
- a CDS encoding uncharacterized protein (putative transposable element), with the protein MADTETDNEGDTNPHPLDASTNPLEPQIPSFTNPIQFTQDDSDSEDEDNTPPHQGHGLPAIAMTKIQKVRTLEHNDTDPSGWKQALAYQLIPYALEWLLDSNIPRPHKSHTSFGRWKYWSRLVASWMYNQIDVTLQNKLRNLSKMPKYADQLYDELMSMTQGSDRMQTAFIEMRKFDKMKRSDYNSASEYIEEYQRQYHVLARFKAAPHPSHGLSQVLQNIELEVMKVQFIREEVASLEPKKLTLDKVEEYWRALQAAADMEGVANATYNNNAGRGRGNGRGGRGGNRGGRGGQNNNGHNDDNTQSNKDTNAVEDDTATAKKKKKKGLRKQPADGKDIHEYANEMRNGTQKDDNNMCSFCGFGPHTAKRCAYLSENPPVSWEPSGNLWAYSKAIHRAQRQDGQNNMVVAAANSVDRRNDWLLDTGSDKTLTHDIEDFHTYQLDHPDTAYAYKDYSGNRVVTLGHGQIIVRTALPGRNGKTHSFMTTGYYTQGGHGKLLGMQKLLEEQDISYDTRTKYLTNGEGDIVGYGDTSTGVPYLVSPKDDDDPNEVKSDIDSDSDDEEIGFVNKVTAYEIHRRLGHAGKARIASTLQHAEQLGDDEQYGSEHFDCDACFQGKSKLKISRQPQARVQDVAWKFHVDTQPMKPTGPNGENYWLPVVDDASRLIEGIMLKNKSDAYYKLTAFCEKIKLLTGRYPGIWRMDGGTEFKEFIKWGEKHGMTFEITPPYTAEPNGTVERFGGHINDIQRTMIIDAKMTEEMWPYATDTAIYIYNRLINPKTKISPLTHWRQELEIPNAEPSLKHLKPWGTTAYVHIPKPKRIQARKAAPRAWKGKLVGYEGDGGHVYKVWDPATRKLVVSRDVGFPQPGDDDNDDTGSMLVNGVPTDLKDLGEPKQYLNCALHRDYDNCTITMSQEAYIQKVLRTANAGSGWKDTPLPAAWRESPANASNVLDDDSFDQYQSVVGMLNWLAVKTRPDIRFAVTRLQHRLANPTFEDLHAMQHVVKYLRHMPDVGITLGRTQELRFYAHADASHADWEDSKSTEGSIWYFAGSPVMWTTKKQTITANSTTVAEWCALDQPTRDAMWLGKIARSFMLPEQRPIEIHTDNINSQLLLTKKGGKSANRWLDLRWFFVKDAVAQGHVDIRRVDTKKNAADGFTKALAKEQFETFVGLIGMI; encoded by the coding sequence atggccgacaccgagacggacaacgagggggacaccaaccctcacccgcttgatgcatcgaccaacccattggaaccccagatcccgtcctttaccaatccgatccaattcacacaggatgacagtgatagtgaggatgaggacaacacaccgccccatcagggacatggtcttccagcgattgcaatgaccaaaatccagaaagttcggacactggaacacaatgacactgatccaagtggttggaaacaggcactggcttaccagctgatcccatatgcattggaatggttgttagacagcaacattcccagacctcacaagtcgcatacttcattcggaagatggaagtactggtctcgcttggttgctagctggatgtacaaccagatcgacgtcaccctacagaacaaactacgcaacctgtccaagatgcctaaatacgccgatcaactgtatgacgaactcatgtcaatgacacaaggaagtgatcggatgcagacagcgtttatcgagatgcggaagttcgacaagatgaaacgatcggactacaactcggcaagcgagtacattgaggaataccagcgacagtaccacgtgctagctagattcaaagcagcaccacacccatcacacggcttatcacaagttcttcaaaacattgaactggaagtcatgaaagtacagttcattagggaggaagttgcaagtctggagcctaagaaactcaccctcgacaaggtggaggagtactggagagcacttcaagcagcagctgacatggaaggtgtcgctaatgctacttacaacaacaatgccggccgaggccgaggcaatggaagaggtggtcgtggaggaaaccgaggtggccgaggtggtcaaaacaacaacggtcacaatgacgacaacacccaatccaacaaagataccaatgccgtcgaggatgatacagctactgctaaaaagaagaagaagaagggtcttcgcaagcagcctgccgatggcaaagacattcatgaatacgcaaatgagatgcgtaatggcacacaaaaggatgacaacaacatgtgctcattctgtggctttggaccacacactgcgaagagatgtgcctatctcagtgagaaccctccagtttcgtgggaaccgtccggcaacctctgggcctattcaaaggcaatccacagagcccaacgtcaagatggacaaaacaatatggttgttgcagctgccaattctgttgataggaggaacgattggttgcttgacactggatctgacaagacattgacgcatgacatcgaagactttcacacataccaactggatcatcctgacactgcctatgcgtacaaagactactctggcaatagagttgtcacgctaggtcatggtcaaatcattgtgagaactgctctgccagggagaaatggtaagacgcactcgtttatgacaactggttactatactcaaggaggacacggcaagctattaggcatgcaaaagcttcttgaagagcaagacatctcttatgacacacgtactaagtatctcacaaatggtgagggtgacattgtggggtatggagatacatcaactggtgtcccgtaccttgtcagtccaaaagacgacgatgaccccaatgaggtcaaatctgacatagattccgattctgatgatgaagaaattggattcgtgaacaaagtgactgcgtacgagatccaccgacgtctcggacatgctggaaaagcacgaattgcctccacattacaacatgctgaacagctaggtgatgatgaacaatacggctcggagcatttcgactgtgatgcctgtttccaaggtaaatcaaagctcaaaatttctcgtcaaccacaggcaagggtgcaggatgtggcatggaaattccacgtagatacacaaccaatgaagcctaccggaccaaatggagagaactactggttgccagtcgtcgacgatgcatctcgactgatcgagggaatcatgttgaagaacaaaagtgatgcctactataagcttactgcgttctgtgagaagatcaaattgctcactggaagatacccaggcatctggcgaatggatggtggcacagagttcaaagagttcatcaaatggggtgagaagcatggtatgactttcgagatcacaccaccatacactgctgaaccaaatggcactgtggagcgcttcggtggacatatcaacgacatccagagaacgatgattattgatgcaaagatgacggaagagatgtggccatatgcgacagacacagccatctacatctacaacagactgatcaatccgaaaaccaagatctcgccgctaacacattggcgtcaagagctcgagattccaaacgcagagccttctttgaagcaccttaaaccatggggaacaactgcatacgttcatattccgaagcctaagaggattcaggctaggaaagcagcacccagagcatggaaaggaaagctcgttggttatgagggggacggtggtcatgtttacaaagtatgggatccagctactaggaaactagtggtatctcgtgatgttggctttccacaacccggagatgacgataacgatgatacgggatcaatgctagtcaacggagtacctactgatttgaaggacctcggagaaccaaagcagtatctgaactgtgcactacacagagactatgacaattgcacgatcactatgtctcaggaagcctatattcagaaggttctacgtactgcaaatgcaggttctggatggaaggatacaccattgccagccgcatggagagagtcacctgccaatgcatccaatgtgctagatgacgattcatttgatcaatatcaatcagttgtcggcatgttaaactggctagcagtcaagactaggccagacattcgcttcgcagttactcgcttgcaacatcgtttggcgaaccctacatttgaagaccttcacgccatgcaacacgtcgtcaagtacctgagacatatgcctgacgttggcattacacttggtcgtacgcaagaacttcgattctatgcgcatgcggacgcatctcatgcggactgggaggatagcaagtcaaccgaaggaagtatatggtacttcgccggctctccagtcatgtggactacaaagaagcaaaccatcactgccaattcgaccactgtcgcagaatggtgtgcactagatcaacctactcgggatgcaatgtggctaggcaagattgctcgctcgtttatgctgccagagcagcgtcccattgagattcatacagacaatatcaattcgcaattgctgctcactaagaaaggtggcaaatccgcgaatagatggctcgatctacgatggttctttgttaaggatgctgtcgcacagggacatgtggacattagacgagtggacacgaagaagaacgcagctgacggttttacaaaagcattggcaaaggagcaatttgagacttttgttggtttgatcggcatgatttaa
- a CDS encoding Serine/threonine-protein kinase ULK2: MAESLLSYLTTRNPTVLAFARPAPSFTFNYDWDPIENIREWSDFNYNNLQSLFKDELSRSVSPFNTTVSCENGGYNKIFDERGLSDLICMSIMGPVSAVLPSDSFTTSAGRVTQHPGCVPDWAAGKEGVGRSKAIVLGDTKFNWSSTNVFNVIQGAKNKTYEDSPSVDLVRPIEQVQYYGAVYGCRYVYLISDQELVVMRLHLASTHIRTSPRPQRTRPPPSHQRVTSSSTISKQLTDMSIDESCFKASIGLVEYKEIPWNATSGLTIKMALYCLVRLADKYGNDLKHDYPSLASKVEPSVPQSLSSTTIPSSQPRNPIPTASTVGSTPQTSNNPANKYYTTTLIWNTTRTAYIYKANDGKYVTDDSPSKWRVIGDKIYKFEGFPPYPCSDIPR; this comes from the coding sequence ATGGCCGAATCCCTTCTTAGCTACCTGACGACACGTAACCCAACTGTCCTCGCGTTCGCAAGACCGGCACCGAGCTTCACCTTTAATTACGATTGGGACCCAATTGAGAACATAAGAGAATGGTCCGATTTCAACTACAATAACCTCCAATCACTGTTCAAGGATGAGTTGAGCCGCTCTGTGTCTCCGTTTAATACTACCGTCAGCTGTGAAAATGGGGGCTATAACAAAATATTTGATGAACGGGGCCTCTCTGATCTCATATGCATGTCCATCATGGGTCCCGTATCGGCAGTGCTTCCTTCCGATTCATTTACCACGTCTGCCGGACGAGTTACGCAGCACCCTGGATGCGTCCCTGACTGGGCTGCTGGGAAGGAGGGGGTAGGAAGGTCTAAAGCTATTGTTCTTGGTGACACAAAATTCAACTGGTCATCAACCAACGTCTTCAATGTTATCCAGGGCGCGAAAAACAAGACATATGAAGATTCACCATCAGTTGATCTGGTGAGACCTATTGAGCAAGTCCAATATTATGGTGCTGTTTACGGATGTCGGTATGTGTATCTTATCAGCGACCAAGAGCTCGTGGTTATGCGGCTCCACTTGGCCTCGACCCACATTCGAACATCACCCAGACCTCAACGCACTCGCCCACCACCCTCGCATCAACGGGTGACGTCTTCTTCGACGATCTCTAAGCAGTTGACGGACATGTCTATTGATGAGTCTTGTTTCAAGGCTAGTATTGGACTTGTGGAATACAAGGAAATTCCTTGGAACGCGACTAGCGGCCTCACGATCAAGATGGCGTTGTATTGCCTTGTTCGTTTAGCAGACAAGTATGGAAATGATCTCAAACACGACTACCCCTCTTTGGCATCTAAAGTGGAGCCATCCGTTCCACAAAGTCTTTCGTCAACTACTATACCGAGTTCACAGCCGCGAAACCCCATACCAACAGCGAGCACTGTTGGCAGCACACCACAAACGAGCAACAACCCAGCAAACAAATACTACACAACCACTCTAATATGGAACACGACTCGGACTGCTTACATCTACAAAGCGAACGATGGCAAGTATGTTACTGATGATTCACCATCAAAGTGGCGGGTAATTGGAGACAAAATCTACAAATTCGAAGGATTTCCGCCATATCCGTGCTCGGATATACCCCGCTGA
- a CDS encoding Ferredoxin reductase-type FAD-binding domain has translation MTDDSRETVGNEKRAMWRKICRKRLAEHIFETLRIRVKPSDVRLKPPEGDRIYAWKVQSLYLRPLFKKHLSKHSVGAYMQLCEEIGSGFYAIFAEHQESNLTHDLISRLQDDNSKMLERIQLAEERYLQQSRIVSNAIIKIQEQESIIQEAQEKIQLQEAQIMQWIIYSESL, from the exons ATGACTGACGACAGCCGCGAGACTGTTGGGAATGAAAAGCGTGCTATGTGGAGAAAAATATGTCGTAAGCGTCTTGCGGAGCATATCT TCGAAACTCTCAGAATAAGAGTTAAACCGTCTGACGTTAGGCTTAAGCCTCCCGAGGGCGATAGAATATATGCATGGAAAGTGCAAAGTCTATATCTGCGACCACTTTTTAAAAAGCATCTCAGTAAACACTCTGTTGGTGCCTATATGCAGTTATGTGAAGAGATTGGATCGGGATTTTACGCTATATTTGCAGAG CACCAAGAGTCTAACCTTACCCATGACTTAATATCTCGCCTACAGGATGATAACAGTAAAATGTTGGAGAGAATACAGCTAGCAGAAGAACGATACCTTCAACAAAGCCGAATTGTTTCAAACGCCATAATCAAAATCCAAGAACAAGAGTCAATCATTCAGGAGGCCCAGGAAAAGATTCAATTGCAAGAGGCGCAGATAATGCAGTGGATTATATACTCGGAGTCTTTGTAG